A region from the Hippopotamus amphibius kiboko isolate mHipAmp2 chromosome 15, mHipAmp2.hap2, whole genome shotgun sequence genome encodes:
- the C15H5orf22 gene encoding UPF0489 protein C5orf22 homolog, with protein MSESAGERARLRRYPELPVWVVEDHQEVLPFIYRAIGSKHLPASNISFVHFDSHPDLLIPVNMPADTVFDKETLFGELSIENWIMPAVYGGHFSHVIWLHPTWAQQIREGRHHFLVGKDMSTTTIRVTSTDHYFLSDGLYVTEDQLENQKPLQLDVIMVKPYKLCTNQEENDAVSSAKKPKLALEDTEYTASAHGESCSEGLEKDTVMQRRDQTCLQPSCSCSSESQECQTTVSTGEILEILEKGDAFILDIDLDFFSVKNPFKEMFTQEEYKILQELYQFKKPGTNLTEEDLVDCVDTRIHQLEDLEAAFADLCDGDGEEAVQKWASNAGMESLVPLVQSLKKRMEAPDYEMVHQAGLTCDYSELPHHISTEQEIEYLTQSVYYVLKNLPKPTLVTIARSSLDDYCPSEQVDTIQEKVLSMLRSLYGTLDIHLVYLAESTPA; from the exons GTTCTGCCCTTTATATACCGGGCCATTGGCTCAAAGCATCTTCCTGCAAGTAATATAAGTTTTGTGCATTTTGATTCACATCCGGACCTCCTTATTCCTGTGAATATGCCAGCTGACACTGTATTTGATAAGGAAACACTTTTCGG agaATTAAGTATTGAGAATTGGATTATGCCTGCAGTTTATGGTGGCCATTTTTCTCATGTAATATGGCTTCATCCCACATGGGCTCAGCAAATCAGAGAGGGCAGACATCACTTTTTAGTAGGCAAAGACATGTCTACCACAACAATCAG GGTCACAAGTACAGATCATTACTTCCTAAGTGATGGTCTTTATGTAACTGAAGACCAGCTAGAGAACCAAAAACCTTTACAATTGGATGTAATTATGGTAAAACCTTATAAACTCTGTACCAATCAAGAAGAAAATGATGCAGTGTCTTCTGCTAAGAAGCCAAAGCTAGCACTGGAGGACACAGAGTACACTGCCTCTGCCCATGGTGAATCTTGTTCAGAGGGACTGGAAAAGGACACAGTGATGCAGAGAAGAGACCAAACTTGTCTACAACCATCATGTTCGTGTTCTTCTGAAAGCCAGGAATGCCAGACTACAGTCAGCACTGGAGAAATTCTGGAAATTTTGGAGAAAGGAGATGCATTTATATTAGATATTGACTTAGACTTTTTTTCAGTCAAGAATCCCTTCAAAGAAATGTTCACTCAG gagGAGTACAAAATCTTACAAGAGCTGTACCAGTTTAAAAAGCCTGGTACCAACCTGACAGAG GAAGATTTGGTAGATTGTGTTGATACCCGAATTCATCAGTTAGAAGATTTAGAAGCTGCTTTTGCTGATTtgtgtgatggtgatggtgaagaAGCTGTACAGAAATGGGCTTCAAATGCTGG GATGGAATCACTAGTTCCACTTGTACAGAGTTTGAAAAAACGAATGGAAGCTCCAGACtatgaaatg GTTCACCAGGCTGGTCTAACCTGTGATTATTCAGAACTTCCTCACCATATCAGCACAGAACAAGAAATTGAATATCTTACTCAATCTGTGTATTATGTTCTAAAAAATTTACCAAAACCTACTCTAGTGACAATTGCAAG GTCAAGTCTGGATGATTACTGTCCTTCTGAGCAAGTTGACACCATTCAAGAAAAAGTCCTCAGTATGCTACGCTCCCTCTATGGGACTCTAGACATTCACCTGGTGTATTTAGCAGAGTCCACTCCAGCTTGA